In Sparus aurata chromosome 2, fSpaAur1.1, whole genome shotgun sequence, a single genomic region encodes these proteins:
- the sytl2b gene encoding synaptotagmin-like protein 2 isoform X4, which produces MRQEEPSLPQSTVDADPPVSYDLIFIDKSDKQMQKKSNQNQVFKLSTQTTSPTSDEDSIAKVLDWFSRSTDSSEWLNTEDGPEVATGSNKHVEISKLRGEDSFRKDAGDVVSDRQKESLEMKRSHSQKQSSDAKESSRTDRTGNKEVAETQEEVAKRNRERMRSQEFEDNNDESQPPQISHLKSFWEKSNMGPKILISNSIMPSNKGQKPAQLSAEKDEEKVNKPHGVSDMPSVPGLYNGKGSYGDERGQQLVISPQKDTGDSVHLNRNQEGFMTDTPTQRNSKLAVSAHVVDRRGSENDILGISRLSPLQRNAVQSRLSPESESVKPNPQADSISQYRETPLQDELPKTTSTTTTQRDTDLQTRDSPDSEMLYLSRNSPYLDYKQGDIQITPKTQVRRGSNEDARRRDSEDRSMQPGMSPKRKEDMSTKDRINSPQSNRRGVTNQESTAERIKQLRSFWEQERNKPMFYTGKPRTLGDGKVARGANQAKLNKRFTKSEYDLTSIGNNSGSDEEDYDRNFNVLPLNQRIEKSSPSLGASRAQFNTLREFWDEATSDTKGSFTIDKPKSPKRKEPISAQLSSQELKCGDPEIYREKTRQAAKSSPQNRSKSPHDRQSGSRAANDSKNNQSNYTTAEQQRESRRSSKDSTKPQSSSGKETRAPKGKKDSFSYSSSRGHSLRRATSMFALSEPEERDLSPFKVDVSPVHSQSRKQRQNTEKGTTSRRSTEETEPLTPRARSCVPRDYRHYLGMTDATSVHTSLAPALKDEESDGKSGYEFDLGGPVRASTPVSSEDRYGRKGNKTNQRPLWTNYSSSDTGLESSVSSTSETWSTSRTSSNRENTDEAQNPVRKALRRAEARPKNLAKSMEDITASLSPRQERRQDPTADMRRISAVSTIPSPSSSLFSDPDHLKKMSKSVPSFLQKEEVDRDTDSTCEDSYHQGRLMMGSSMTNLTSSSGMASLSSLSGSVMTMYSDFGNVEVQGNIQFSINYIQRLREFHIFVAECRDLATADPKRGRSDPYVKSYLVPDKANLGKRKTSVKKKTLNPTFNEILRYRVRMEYLRTQTLILSVWHHDTFGKNSFLGEVDVDLSKWDFDHTQMNYLALKARTTPTLAPSNDRGEMRVAVRFMPQIIHSEGLAKEGPNTGEIHIWVKDCKNLPLIRATIDPYVKCFVLPDTSRKSRQKTRVLRRTADPAFNHTMVYDGIREADLSDACVELTVWDRDRLASNLLGGLRLGPGTGRSYGSVVDWMDSTPYEAALWERMRTTPNEWVEDVLPLRVLNSAKLLSNK; this is translated from the exons ATGAGGCAGGAAGAGCCGAGTCTGCCTCAAAGCACTGTGG ATGCAGATCCTCCAGTATCTTATGATCTGATCTTCATTGATAAATCTGACAAGCAAATGCAGAAGAAATCCAATCAGAACCAGGTGTTTAAATTATCCACCCAGACCACCAGTCCCACGAGTGATGAGGACTCCATCGCGAAGGTGCTGGACTGGTTCAGCCGCAGCACAGACAGCAGTGAATGGCTCAATACAGAGGACGGTCCAGAGGTCGCTACGGGTTCAAACAAACATGTCGAAATCAGCAAATTAAGAGGCGAAGATTCATTCCGAAAAGATGCTGGGGATGTCGTAAGTGACAGACAGAAGGAATCTCTTGAAATGAAGAGAAGTCACTCACAGAAACAGAGCAGTGACGCCAAAGAGTCAAGtagaacagacagaacaggcAACAAGGAGGTGGCCGAAACACAAGAAGAGGTGGCGAAGCGTAACAGAGAAAGAATGCGGTCACAGGAATTTGAAGATAATAACGATGAAAGCCAACCACCCCAAATCTCCCATCTGAAGTCATTCTGGGAGAAAAGCAACATGGGCCCTAAAATACTTATCAGTAACTCAATCATGCCCAGCAACAAAGGACAAAAACCTGCTCAGCTCTCAGCGGAGAAAGATGAGGAGAAAGTGAACAAGCCCCACGGAGTGTCTGATATGCCATCTGTTCCTGGATTATACAATGGGAAGGGGAGCTATGGGGACGAAAGAGGACAACAACTGGTAATAAGTCCACAGAAAGATACTGGAGACAGTGTTCACTTAAATAGAAACCAGGAGGGATTCATGACGGATACTCCAACTCAAAGAAACTCAAAATTAGCAGTCAGTGCCCACGTAGTTGACAGAAGAGGTTCAGAAAATGATATTTTAGGCATAAGCAGACTGAGTCCACTGCAGAGGAATGCCGTCCAGTCCAGACTGAGTCCTGAGTCTGAGAGCGTCAAACCAAATCCACAAGCTGACAGTATTTCCCAATATAGAGAAACCCCACTGCAAGACGAACTACCAAAGactactagtactactactactcaGCGGGATACGGATCTACAAACAAGGGACAGTCCAGACTCTGAGATGCTTTATTTGTCCAGAAACAGCCCATATTTGGACTACAAGCAAGGGGATATACAGATCACTCCCAAAACACAAGTGCGTAGAGGTTCAAATGAAGATGCAAGGAGGAGGGACAGTGAGGATAGAAGCATGCAGCCAGGCATGTCTCCCAAACGAAAGGAGGATATGTCGACTAAAGACCGAATAAACAGTCCTCAGTCAAACAGACGTGGGGTGACAAATCAAGAAAGTACTGCGGAGAGAATAAAGCAGCTCAGATCTTTCTGGGAGCAGGAGAGGAACAAGCCCATGTTTTACACTGGAAAGCCAAGAACCCTCGGGGATGGTAAAGTCGCTCGTGGTGCCAATCAGGCAAAGCTGAATAAAAGATTCACAAAGTCAGAGTACGACCTGACGTCAATTGGAAATAATTCAGGCAGCGATGAGGAAGACTACGATAGAAATTTTAATGTTCTTCCTTTGAACCAGAGGATAGAAAAGTCGTCCCCTAGCCTGGGTGCGAGTCGAGCACAATTCAACACTCTGCGTGAGTTCTGGGACGAGGCCACGTCAGATACCAAGGGATCATTTACCATTGACAAGCCCAAAAGCCCAAAAAGGAAAGAGCCAATAAGTGCCCAGCTTTCGTCTCAGGAGTTAAAGTGTGGGGATCCTGAGATTTACCGCGAGAAAACAAGACAAGCTGCAAAGTCATCCCCTCAGAATCGATCCAAGTCACCCCACGATAGACAGTCTGGGTCAAGAGCAGCAAATGACAGCAAAAACAACCAGTCAAATTATACGacagctgagcagcagagagagtcgAGAAGGAGTTCGAAAGACTCCACAAAACCTCAAAGTAGTTCAGGAAAAGAAACTCGAGCTCCGAAGGGCAAAAAAGACAGCTTTAGCTATTCAAGTAGTCGTGGACATTCGCTCCGTCGAGCCACTAGCATGTTCGCTCTGAGTGAGCCTGAAGAAAGAGATTTGAGCCCGTTTAAAGTAGATGTAAGCCCCGTCCACTCGCAAAGTAGGAAGCAGAGGCAGAACACCGAAAAAGGCACCACGTCGAGACGATCAACCGAGGAAACTGAGCCTCTGACTCCACGAGCAAGGTCGTGTGTTCCCAGAGACTACCGACATTACCTGGGTATGACGGATGCGACCAGCGTCCACACCTCCCTCGCTCCGGCTCTGAAGGACGAGGAGTCAGACGGCAAGTCTGGGTATGAGTTTGACCTGGGCGGGCCAGTGAGGGCCAGCACTCCTGTGAGCTCAGAGGATCGTTACGGCAGGAAGGGGAACAAGACGAATcagcgccccctgtggacaaactACAGCAGCTCAGACACAGGTCTGGAGTCATCTGTGAGCAGCACATCGGAAACCTGGTCCACGTCGAGGACCAGTTCAAACC GTGAGAACACTGATGAGGCTCAGAATCCTGTGAGGAAAGCACTGAGGCGAGCAGAAGCACGGCCTAAAAACCTGGCCAAAAGTATGGAGGACATCACAGCTTCCTTGTCACCAC GACAAGAAAGAAGACAAGACCCGACTGCTGACATGAGACGAATCAGTGCTG TTTCAACCATCCCGTCGCCCTCCTCGTCCTTATTTTCCGACCCGGACCACCTGAAGAAGATGAGCAAATCGGTCCCGTCGTTCTTACAGAAGGAG gAAGTTGACAGAGACACTGACTCCACCTGCGAGGACAGTTACCACCAAGGAAGACTAATGATGGGCAGCTCTATGACTAACCTCACCAGCTCCTCTGGCATGGCGTCTTTGTCCTCT CTGAGTGGTAGCGTGATGACCATGTACAGCGACTTTGGGAACGTGGAGGTTCAGGGAAACATCCAGTTCTCCATCAACTACATCCAGAGGCTCCGAGAGTTTCACATCTTCGTGGCCGAGTGTCGAGACTTGGCCACAGCTGACCCAAAGAGGGGCCGCTCAGATCC GTATGTCAAAAGCTACCTGGTTCCCGACAAAGCTAATCTTGGAAAGAGGAAAACATCCGTCAAAAAGAAGACGCTGAATCCTACTTTCAACGAGATCCTCAGA TATCGTGTTCGCATGGAGTACCTCAGAACCCAGACGCTCATTCTCTCCGTTTGGCATCACGACACCTTTGGCAAGAACAGTTTCCTGGGCGAGGTCGACGTGGACCTCTCCAAATGGGACTTTGACCACACCCAGATGAACTACTTAGCCCTGAAAGCAAGG ACTACACCCACTCTAGCACCGTCCAACGATCGAGGAGAGATGAGAGTAGCGGTGCGCTTCATGCCACAGATCATCCACAGTGAAG GATTAGCTAAGGAGGGTCCAAACACCGGAGAGATTCACATTTGGGTGAAGGACTGCAAGAACCTGCCTTTAATCAGGGCCACCATCGACCCATATGTGAAGTG CTTCGTGCTGCCAGACACGAGCAGGAAGAGTCGCCAGAAGACACGTGTCCTGCGGAGGACAGCCGACCCGGCGTTTAACCACACGATGGTGTACGATGGCATCCGAGAGGCCGACCTATCAGATGCCTGCGTGGAGCTCACTGTCTGGGACCGGGACAGACTCGCCAGCAACCTGCTGGGGGGCCTGAGGCTCGGACCTGGAACAG GCAGAAGTTACGGATCAGTGGTGGACTGGATGGACTCAACTCCCTACGAGGCGGCCCTCTGGGAGCGCATGAGGACCACCCCGAATGAGTGGGTGGAGGACGTCCTCCCATTAAGAGTGCTGAACTCTGCCAAACTGCTTTCaaataagtaa
- the sytl2b gene encoding synaptotagmin-like protein 2 isoform X2, giving the protein MIDLSHLTEEEQEAIMTVLRRDAELKKAEEERIRKLEDILNSGSQLDTKRKYLTGEWFYEAKSRRHMDKIHGSEIILASMKQKKAALDGSLRIERSKTPSSRGSDAPPPKPARCLEALQPQEINDAEKENLNSEARSPRPPRHNPFNRASLIVVEPPENNDVSASRTQESSETEPIPPLKSHPAGEASQTSGGSITSEGSSVGFRPVPKKRTFLSRRTSTQSQNNGPGSDAQVGSAGVVPAPRRSLQRGSSGSSNQSHTKGQDETPQKCVASDQVSQLVQPSKSLCENSQQPLCDVSQVSSNSSLERERNPPSLIRDRPAYTRNETSTDREVKQKSDEWDGETQRERAAANAVDLHSGSIQDSDRENSSSVGTSMRQEEPSLPQSTVDADPPVSYDLIFIDKSDKQMQKKSNQNQVFKLSTQTTSPTSDEDSIAKVLDWFSRSTDSSEWLNTEDGPEVATGSNKHVEISKLRGEDSFRKDAGDVVSDRQKESLEMKRSHSQKQSSDAKESSRTDRTGNKEVAETQEEVAKRNRERMRSQEFEDNNDESQPPQISHLKSFWEKSNMGPKILISNSIMPSNKGQKPAQLSAEKDEEKVNKPHGVSDMPSVPGLYNGKGSYGDERGQQLVISPQKDTGDSVHLNRNQEGFMTDTPTQRNSKLAVSAHVVDRRGSENDILGISRLSPLQRNAVQSRLSPESESVKPNPQADSISQYRETPLQDELPKTTSTTTTQRDTDLQTRDSPDSEMLYLSRNSPYLDYKQGDIQITPKTQVRRGSNEDARRRDSEDRSMQPGMSPKRKEDMSTKDRINSPQSNRRGVTNQESTAERIKQLRSFWEQERNKPMFYTGKPRTLGDGKVARGANQAKLNKRFTKSEYDLTSIGNNSGSDEEDYDRNFNVLPLNQRIEKSSPSLGASRAQFNTLREFWDEATSDTKGSFTIDKPKSPKRKEPISAQLSSQELKCGDPEIYREKTRQAAKSSPQNRSKSPHDRQSGSRAANDSKNNQSNYTTAEQQRESRRSSKDSTKPQSSSGKETRAPKGKKDSFSYSSSRGHSLRRATSMFALSEPEERDLSPFKVDVSPVHSQSRKQRQNTEKGTTSRRSTEETEPLTPRARSCVPRDYRHYLGMTDATSVHTSLAPALKDEESDGKSGYEFDLGGPVRASTPVSSEDRYGRKGNKTNQRPLWTNYSSSDTGLESSVSSTSETWSTSRTSSNRENTDEAQNPVRKALRRAEARPKNLAKSMEDITASLSPRQERRQDPTADMRRISAVSTIPSPSSSLFSDPDHLKKMSKSVPSFLQKELSGSVMTMYSDFGNVEVQGNIQFSINYIQRLREFHIFVAECRDLATADPKRGRSDPYVKSYLVPDKANLGKRKTSVKKKTLNPTFNEILRYRVRMEYLRTQTLILSVWHHDTFGKNSFLGEVDVDLSKWDFDHTQMNYLALKARTTPTLAPSNDRGEMRVAVRFMPQIIHSEGLAKEGPNTGEIHIWVKDCKNLPLIRATIDPYVKCFVLPDTSRKSRQKTRVLRRTADPAFNHTMVYDGIREADLSDACVELTVWDRDRLASNLLGGLRLGPGTGRSYGSVVDWMDSTPYEAALWERMRTTPNEWVEDVLPLRVLNSAKLLSNK; this is encoded by the exons AAAACTGGAGGATATACTGAACAGCGGCTCGCAGCTGGACACCAAGCGCAAGTACCTGACGGGAGAGTGGTTTTACGAGGCCAAGTCTCGCAGACACATGGACAAGATCCACGGCTCCGAGATCATCCTGGCCTCCATGAAGCAGAAGAAAGCCGCTTTAG ACGGGTCTCTAAGAATTGAGAGATCGAAGACACCCAGCAGTCGAGGTTCAGACGCCCCCCCACCAAAACCTGCCAGGTGTTTGGAAGCACTGCAGCCACAGGAGATCAA tgatGCAGAAAAAGAGAATCTGAATTCAGAGGCCCGCTCTCCAAGACCG CCGAGGCACAACCCTTTCAACCGAGCCTCCCTGATTGTTGTCGAGCCGCCTGAAAATAATGATGTGTCAGCGAGTCGGACGCAGGAGTCATCTGAGACAG AGCCCATACCTCCACTGAAGAGCCACCCGGCAGGAGAGGCCAGTCAGACTTCAGGGGGCTCCATCACATCCGAGGGCTCCTCTGTTGGGTTCAGACCAGTGCCAAAGAAGAGGACATTTCTCTCCAGACGAACCTCCACTCAGTCACAAAACAATGGCCCGGGGTCAGACGCTCAGGTGGGGTCAGCGGGGGTCGTTCCTGCCCCCAGACGGAGCCTCCAGCGAGGCTCAAGTGGGAGCTCTAACCAGTCCCACACAAAGGGACAGGATGAAACGCCTCAGAAATGTGTAGCTTCTGATCAAGTGTCTCAGCTGGTTCAGCCGTCTAAGTCTCTATGTGAAAACTCCCAGCAGCCACTCTGTGATGTATCTCAGGTTTCCTCTAATTCCagtctggagagagaaagaaacccACCTTCTCTAATAAGAGACAG ACCAGCCTACACCAGGAATGAGACGTCCACTGACAGAGAAGTCAAACAGAAGAGTGACGAATGGGATGGTGAGACACAAAGAGAGCGAGCAGCGGCGAATGCTGTCGACCTGCACAGCGGCAGCATTCAGGATTCAGAtagagaaaacagcagcagtgtagGAACATCAATGAGGCAGGAAGAGCCGAGTCTGCCTCAAAGCACTGTGG ATGCAGATCCTCCAGTATCTTATGATCTGATCTTCATTGATAAATCTGACAAGCAAATGCAGAAGAAATCCAATCAGAACCAGGTGTTTAAATTATCCACCCAGACCACCAGTCCCACGAGTGATGAGGACTCCATCGCGAAGGTGCTGGACTGGTTCAGCCGCAGCACAGACAGCAGTGAATGGCTCAATACAGAGGACGGTCCAGAGGTCGCTACGGGTTCAAACAAACATGTCGAAATCAGCAAATTAAGAGGCGAAGATTCATTCCGAAAAGATGCTGGGGATGTCGTAAGTGACAGACAGAAGGAATCTCTTGAAATGAAGAGAAGTCACTCACAGAAACAGAGCAGTGACGCCAAAGAGTCAAGtagaacagacagaacaggcAACAAGGAGGTGGCCGAAACACAAGAAGAGGTGGCGAAGCGTAACAGAGAAAGAATGCGGTCACAGGAATTTGAAGATAATAACGATGAAAGCCAACCACCCCAAATCTCCCATCTGAAGTCATTCTGGGAGAAAAGCAACATGGGCCCTAAAATACTTATCAGTAACTCAATCATGCCCAGCAACAAAGGACAAAAACCTGCTCAGCTCTCAGCGGAGAAAGATGAGGAGAAAGTGAACAAGCCCCACGGAGTGTCTGATATGCCATCTGTTCCTGGATTATACAATGGGAAGGGGAGCTATGGGGACGAAAGAGGACAACAACTGGTAATAAGTCCACAGAAAGATACTGGAGACAGTGTTCACTTAAATAGAAACCAGGAGGGATTCATGACGGATACTCCAACTCAAAGAAACTCAAAATTAGCAGTCAGTGCCCACGTAGTTGACAGAAGAGGTTCAGAAAATGATATTTTAGGCATAAGCAGACTGAGTCCACTGCAGAGGAATGCCGTCCAGTCCAGACTGAGTCCTGAGTCTGAGAGCGTCAAACCAAATCCACAAGCTGACAGTATTTCCCAATATAGAGAAACCCCACTGCAAGACGAACTACCAAAGactactagtactactactactcaGCGGGATACGGATCTACAAACAAGGGACAGTCCAGACTCTGAGATGCTTTATTTGTCCAGAAACAGCCCATATTTGGACTACAAGCAAGGGGATATACAGATCACTCCCAAAACACAAGTGCGTAGAGGTTCAAATGAAGATGCAAGGAGGAGGGACAGTGAGGATAGAAGCATGCAGCCAGGCATGTCTCCCAAACGAAAGGAGGATATGTCGACTAAAGACCGAATAAACAGTCCTCAGTCAAACAGACGTGGGGTGACAAATCAAGAAAGTACTGCGGAGAGAATAAAGCAGCTCAGATCTTTCTGGGAGCAGGAGAGGAACAAGCCCATGTTTTACACTGGAAAGCCAAGAACCCTCGGGGATGGTAAAGTCGCTCGTGGTGCCAATCAGGCAAAGCTGAATAAAAGATTCACAAAGTCAGAGTACGACCTGACGTCAATTGGAAATAATTCAGGCAGCGATGAGGAAGACTACGATAGAAATTTTAATGTTCTTCCTTTGAACCAGAGGATAGAAAAGTCGTCCCCTAGCCTGGGTGCGAGTCGAGCACAATTCAACACTCTGCGTGAGTTCTGGGACGAGGCCACGTCAGATACCAAGGGATCATTTACCATTGACAAGCCCAAAAGCCCAAAAAGGAAAGAGCCAATAAGTGCCCAGCTTTCGTCTCAGGAGTTAAAGTGTGGGGATCCTGAGATTTACCGCGAGAAAACAAGACAAGCTGCAAAGTCATCCCCTCAGAATCGATCCAAGTCACCCCACGATAGACAGTCTGGGTCAAGAGCAGCAAATGACAGCAAAAACAACCAGTCAAATTATACGacagctgagcagcagagagagtcgAGAAGGAGTTCGAAAGACTCCACAAAACCTCAAAGTAGTTCAGGAAAAGAAACTCGAGCTCCGAAGGGCAAAAAAGACAGCTTTAGCTATTCAAGTAGTCGTGGACATTCGCTCCGTCGAGCCACTAGCATGTTCGCTCTGAGTGAGCCTGAAGAAAGAGATTTGAGCCCGTTTAAAGTAGATGTAAGCCCCGTCCACTCGCAAAGTAGGAAGCAGAGGCAGAACACCGAAAAAGGCACCACGTCGAGACGATCAACCGAGGAAACTGAGCCTCTGACTCCACGAGCAAGGTCGTGTGTTCCCAGAGACTACCGACATTACCTGGGTATGACGGATGCGACCAGCGTCCACACCTCCCTCGCTCCGGCTCTGAAGGACGAGGAGTCAGACGGCAAGTCTGGGTATGAGTTTGACCTGGGCGGGCCAGTGAGGGCCAGCACTCCTGTGAGCTCAGAGGATCGTTACGGCAGGAAGGGGAACAAGACGAATcagcgccccctgtggacaaactACAGCAGCTCAGACACAGGTCTGGAGTCATCTGTGAGCAGCACATCGGAAACCTGGTCCACGTCGAGGACCAGTTCAAACC GTGAGAACACTGATGAGGCTCAGAATCCTGTGAGGAAAGCACTGAGGCGAGCAGAAGCACGGCCTAAAAACCTGGCCAAAAGTATGGAGGACATCACAGCTTCCTTGTCACCAC GACAAGAAAGAAGACAAGACCCGACTGCTGACATGAGACGAATCAGTGCTG TTTCAACCATCCCGTCGCCCTCCTCGTCCTTATTTTCCGACCCGGACCACCTGAAGAAGATGAGCAAATCGGTCCCGTCGTTCTTACAGAAGGAG CTGAGTGGTAGCGTGATGACCATGTACAGCGACTTTGGGAACGTGGAGGTTCAGGGAAACATCCAGTTCTCCATCAACTACATCCAGAGGCTCCGAGAGTTTCACATCTTCGTGGCCGAGTGTCGAGACTTGGCCACAGCTGACCCAAAGAGGGGCCGCTCAGATCC GTATGTCAAAAGCTACCTGGTTCCCGACAAAGCTAATCTTGGAAAGAGGAAAACATCCGTCAAAAAGAAGACGCTGAATCCTACTTTCAACGAGATCCTCAGA TATCGTGTTCGCATGGAGTACCTCAGAACCCAGACGCTCATTCTCTCCGTTTGGCATCACGACACCTTTGGCAAGAACAGTTTCCTGGGCGAGGTCGACGTGGACCTCTCCAAATGGGACTTTGACCACACCCAGATGAACTACTTAGCCCTGAAAGCAAGG ACTACACCCACTCTAGCACCGTCCAACGATCGAGGAGAGATGAGAGTAGCGGTGCGCTTCATGCCACAGATCATCCACAGTGAAG GATTAGCTAAGGAGGGTCCAAACACCGGAGAGATTCACATTTGGGTGAAGGACTGCAAGAACCTGCCTTTAATCAGGGCCACCATCGACCCATATGTGAAGTG CTTCGTGCTGCCAGACACGAGCAGGAAGAGTCGCCAGAAGACACGTGTCCTGCGGAGGACAGCCGACCCGGCGTTTAACCACACGATGGTGTACGATGGCATCCGAGAGGCCGACCTATCAGATGCCTGCGTGGAGCTCACTGTCTGGGACCGGGACAGACTCGCCAGCAACCTGCTGGGGGGCCTGAGGCTCGGACCTGGAACAG GCAGAAGTTACGGATCAGTGGTGGACTGGATGGACTCAACTCCCTACGAGGCGGCCCTCTGGGAGCGCATGAGGACCACCCCGAATGAGTGGGTGGAGGACGTCCTCCCATTAAGAGTGCTGAACTCTGCCAAACTGCTTTCaaataagtaa